The Thermosynechococcus sp. HN-54 DNA segment GCAACGGGGGGGGTGATCATCAAAACCGCTGCGGGCGATCGCCACTATCCTGCGGATGCTTCACTGATCTGGCTGGAAAATATCCCCTCTACATCACCCACGACCACTGCTACGGCGCCAACGTCCACGGCATCGCTTTGGAATGGCCTACTGAAATTTGAAAATAACTGCCTGACCATTCAAACAGCGGCAGGCCCTGTCTGTGTGCAGGGTGAAAATCTCAGGGTCACCATTGGTGGGCAAGCGATCGATCTCAACCAGCTCTGATGGTCGTCATTCAACCCTTTGATTTCAGTCGCTGGCCGATCGCTGTCAGTGATTTACCCCCCGATACGTACTTAGTGGGAGGCGCTGTGCGCGATGCTCTCCTTGGGCGAACAACCTTGTATCCCGACTTGGATTTTATTGTGCCGCGGAATGCAATTGCCTTGGCCAAGGAACTGGCGGATAGATATAAGGCTGGATTGGTTGTTTTGGATCGAGAGCGAGGGATTGCCCGTTTAGTCTTTGCCAAGGCGACGGTGGACATTGCCCAGCAACATGGAAAAACCTTGTTGACCGATTTGAGCGATCGCGATTTTCGTCTCAATGCCATTGCCTACGACATTCACCACCACCACCTCATCGATCCCCTCGGTGGCCTTTTGGATTTGCAACGCCACCAAATTCACTATGTAGCACCAGAAAATCTCGCTGCTGATCCACTGCGACTCCTACGTGCCTATCGCCAAGCCGCGCAACTGCAATTTACGATTACGCCCGAAACGCGGCAGGTGATCCAAACCCTTGCCCCCCAACTGCGACGAGTCGCCCCAGAGCGGGTACGGGTAGAACTGAGTTATCTTCTCAGTGCTGTTGAGAGTGCTCCCCATGTCACCCTTGCTTTTCGCGATGGGGTGTTGGCGGTATGGTTGCCTTCAGTAACGGAGGAGCGGATTACCCACTACCATGTCCTTGAATCCACCCTAGCGAATTTTCCCTTCCCAGCCCTTTGGCCGGCACTGACGACATCGATTGCCACAACCCCTGCGCCCGGTGAACCCCAACGGCGCACCCTAGCGGCTTTGGCAAAGCTCACCTGCCTTGTGAATGCGAGCGATCGCCAA contains these protein-coding regions:
- a CDS encoding CCA tRNA nucleotidyltransferase, producing the protein MVVIQPFDFSRWPIAVSDLPPDTYLVGGAVRDALLGRTTLYPDLDFIVPRNAIALAKELADRYKAGLVVLDRERGIARLVFAKATVDIAQQHGKTLLTDLSDRDFRLNAIAYDIHHHHLIDPLGGLLDLQRHQIHYVAPENLAADPLRLLRAYRQAAQLQFTITPETRQVIQTLAPQLRRVAPERVRVELSYLLSAVESAPHVTLAFRDGVLAVWLPSVTEERITHYHVLESTLANFPFPALWPALTTSIATTPAPGEPQRRTLAALAKLTCLVNASDRQAAEELTALTYTTDEIRIVQVLCRLLSHWLVPLEQPLNREQAFYLFRAAGSHFPAFVALALSRGIPKEHLVPLVKAWLDPKDAIAHPPQLVRGADLVEQFHLSPGPRVGELLRAVEVAQARGEIRDRPQALAYVAQLLKSATEPRHR